A stretch of the Medicago truncatula cultivar Jemalong A17 chromosome 5, MtrunA17r5.0-ANR, whole genome shotgun sequence genome encodes the following:
- the LOC11408094 gene encoding uncharacterized protein: MIPLIIQIRCWLLETKVWRFVGFVSAAVGLICYALSSSFNHLFGNWNLLKVILYTLSSFIICLLILYANTWQNSRSLRFKAHTAFLVLTITAVYSFFSDKIMNGKPDAYTLISCTSFSMMSLSLSRQIQCGFEVDLMYFYLGCLIVQLMKIKLSLAIVGVCYSYCVIILRSSFSSLNVTQETQCLGLEEQHVIIQVDSQHKNTNSHDNIMQEFMTCMNELKQNNSNIANKFLEKVKGNGKLVVTDHNFIIDALPNETINHLHKTVKMMVDAGFEKECSDLYISLRKEWLEDLLINKLLRLGKMGFQDYMLGRWIKASKVCLKILFPSERRLYDRVFSESTNEASNLCFLEVCYGATIQLLNFADLFVNQSPSTWRLFKLISMFETLRDLIPEFESLFPSSLVNEVIQIKNRLGEVISSEDNSPSSIEEMQI; the protein is encoded by the coding sequence ATGATACCGCTGATCATCCAAATTCGGTGTTGGCTGTTGGAAACAAAAGTGTGGAGATTTGTAGGCTTTGTTTCCGCTGCTGTTGGACTGATTTGTTATGCTCTAAGCTCTTCTTTCAACCATCTATTTGGAAATTGGAATTTGTTGAAGGTAATTCTTTATactctttccagtttcatcatCTGCCTCCTGATTTTGTATGCAAATACATGGCAAAACTCTAGAAGTCTTCGGTTCAAAGCTCATACAGCTTTTCTAGTATTGACAATCACTGCTGTCTATTCATTTTTCTCTGATAAAATTATGAATGGAAAACCAGATGCATATACTCTAATTTCGTGTACTTCTTTTTCTATGATGTCACTTAGCTTGTCGAGGCAAATTCAGTGTGGATTTGAAGTTGATCTTATGTACTTTTATCTAGGATGTTTAATTGTACAACTCATGAAGATTAAATTGTCGTTAGCTATTGTTGGAGTTTGTTATAGCTACTGTGTTATTATTCTTCGGTCTTCATTCTCTTCCTTAAATGTTACACAAGAAACTCAATGTCTTGGACTTGAAGAACAACATGTGATCATTCAAGTTGATTCACAACATAAAAATACCAATAGTCATGACAACATCATGCAAGAGTTCATGACTTGTATGAACGAGCTTAAGCAGAACAATTCAAATATTGCCAATAAGTTTTTGGAGAAGGTAAAAGGGAACGGTAAATTGGTAGTGACTGATCACAACTTCATAATTGATGCCCTGCCAAATGAAACAATCAATCATCTTCATAAAACCGTGAAAATGATGGTGGATGCTGGGTTTGAGAAGGAGTGCTCTGATTTGTACATTAGTTTGCGTAAAGAATGGTTGGAAGAtttgttaataaataaattattaaggtTGGGAAAAATGGGATTTCAGGATTACATGCTTGGAAGATGGATTAAAGCTTCTAAGGTATGTCTTAAAATACTATTTCCAAGTGAGCGTCGACTCTACGATCGTGTCTTCTCAGAATCAACCAATGAAGCATCTAATCTTTGTTTCTTGGAGGTTTGTTATGGAGCGACGATACAACTTTTGAATTTCGCAGATTTGTTTGTCAATCAAAGTCCTTCAACGTGGCGTTTATTTAAACTCATTAGCATGTTTGAGACGTTGCGCGATCTGATTCCTGAGTTTGAATCATTGTTTCCAAGTTCGTTGGTGAACGAAGTAATACAAATAAAGAATAGATTGGGTGAAGTTATTTCAAGTGAAGATAATTCCCCCTCATCAATTGAAGAGATGCAAATTTAG